From Streptomyces sp. NBC_00690, a single genomic window includes:
- a CDS encoding VOC family protein, whose amino-acid sequence MAKIERLAHVGVHVRDMDRSLAFYRDVLGLEVTDDDSAHGMVFLSSRPEVEHHEVLLCGGRTAGEQELWLQQISFRCPSLEDVLAYYQRFREHNVRIEYTVTHGNAIGVYFFDPDGNRCEVYWPTGLTAKQGYLEALDFSRSAEELIEQVRRSVAEHGADGYVDTRLLSGIDVGLDEQPAAP is encoded by the coding sequence ATGGCAAAGATCGAGAGACTGGCGCACGTGGGCGTCCATGTTCGAGACATGGACCGCTCCCTGGCCTTCTACCGGGACGTTCTCGGGCTGGAGGTCACCGACGACGACAGTGCGCACGGGATGGTGTTCCTGAGCTCGCGGCCGGAGGTCGAGCACCATGAGGTGCTCCTGTGCGGTGGCCGTACAGCAGGGGAGCAGGAGCTCTGGCTCCAGCAGATCTCCTTCCGCTGCCCTTCACTTGAGGATGTCCTCGCGTACTACCAGCGGTTCCGCGAGCACAACGTTCGCATCGAGTACACCGTCACCCATGGCAACGCGATCGGTGTGTACTTCTTCGACCCGGATGGGAACCGGTGTGAGGTGTACTGGCCGACCGGTCTGACCGCCAAACAGGGGTACCTGGAGGCGCTCGACTTCTCCCGGTCAGCGGAAGAACTCATTGAGCAGGTGCGACGCTCGGTCGCCGAACACGGCGCCGACGGATACGTCGACACGCGGTTGCTCAGCGGCATCGACGTCGGGCTCGACGAACAACCCGCTGCACCTTGA